A window of the Tripterygium wilfordii isolate XIE 37 chromosome 12, ASM1340144v1, whole genome shotgun sequence genome harbors these coding sequences:
- the LOC120010510 gene encoding uncharacterized protein LOC120010510 yields the protein MWVIFVRNLLLESTEEDEVHVEVESSNCKLKKRGGSTPGRVFINHNRKEGHEKLVHDYFSANRTYNEKIFRRRYRMSRDLFNRIHESVVSYDNYFVQSRDAANKAGLSSL from the coding sequence ATGTGGGTGATATTTGTCAGAAATTTGCTCCTTGAGTCTACAGAAGAGGATGAGGTGCATGTCGAAGTTGAAAGTTCAAATTGCAAGTTGAAGAAAAGAGGAGGTTCTACTCCTGGCCGTGTCTTTATCAACCACAACAGGAAAGAAGGCCACGAGAAGTTAGTGCATGACTACTTCTCTGCCAACCGGACATACAATGAAAAAATTTTCCGAAGGCGATATCGTATGAGCCGTGATTTGTTCAATCGTATTCATGAAAGTGTTGTTTCTTATGACAACTATTTCGTTCAATCTCGAGATGCTGCGAATAAGGCTGGGTTATCTTCATTGTAG